Proteins found in one Aneurinibacillus uraniidurans genomic segment:
- a CDS encoding PilN domain-containing protein, translating to MVEINLLPPKKPKINTPRLTVGILAFVWGVGTIVTGYAHYCAVQEQKALSQQIEQQEKILSRAEQKQSEDHSPATWKQYADLSEKMKQLFYPPTVMLDELAQSLPANSRLTEVKYTLNGQITVQGYFEKYEDIAAYVHHLEKSPHMVSATMKSITALPVTWNGKEELSPLAKAAGGKVQPRYRAEFTLVAVTIDEKNVVRKKG from the coding sequence ATGGTTGAGATTAATCTTCTTCCCCCGAAAAAACCAAAAATCAACACGCCTAGACTGACAGTGGGTATTCTGGCATTTGTCTGGGGAGTCGGCACGATTGTGACCGGGTACGCGCATTATTGTGCGGTACAGGAACAAAAAGCATTGTCTCAACAGATTGAGCAGCAGGAGAAGATCCTATCCCGTGCCGAGCAAAAGCAAAGTGAAGATCACTCACCGGCTACGTGGAAACAGTACGCTGATCTTTCGGAAAAAATGAAGCAATTGTTTTATCCACCAACCGTAATGCTCGATGAACTGGCACAAAGCCTGCCTGCGAATAGTCGATTGACTGAGGTGAAGTATACGCTAAATGGGCAGATTACCGTCCAGGGATATTTTGAGAAATATGAAGACATTGCCGCGTATGTCCATCATCTGGAGAAGTCACCTCACATGGTCAGTGCTACGATGAAAAGCATTACCGCGCTTCCGGTTACATGGAACGGAAAAGAAGAGCTGTCTCCGTTAGCAAAAGCTGCAGGAGGCAAGGTACAACCGCGCTATCGGGCCGAATTTACCCTGGTTGCGGTGACAATTGATGAGAAGAATGTTGTGCGGAAGAAGGGATAG
- the pilO gene encoding type 4a pilus biogenesis protein PilO, producing the protein MEEKQRQSILVLFSLLFVLLAVYYFLYYQPAVREKEQAEVRVETLKSKVSALSSRQKQTDGKPPQEQVQKITERIPVEPYTDQLVLDLGNLQSVGRVRIVNVSFEEGKDVNVKQLAALFGTPLANEQGDKKTSLEEKLDVTEKKEAASVKNDVKPSVNVQAVEQALPSETLKAVEMKLTVKGNYSDIYTFVNELQNISRYLRVDELSFTSPRKDDFVIPKDQQLNASLKLTSYYAPQYAPLLDKKPEPVVPAAAGKKDPTVE; encoded by the coding sequence ATGGAAGAAAAGCAGCGCCAATCGATTCTTGTTTTATTCAGTCTGCTATTCGTACTACTTGCAGTTTACTACTTTCTGTATTATCAGCCTGCTGTGCGAGAGAAAGAACAAGCTGAGGTACGTGTAGAGACACTAAAAAGCAAAGTGAGTGCCTTATCATCCAGACAAAAACAGACAGATGGCAAACCACCGCAGGAGCAGGTACAAAAAATTACTGAGCGCATCCCGGTTGAACCGTATACCGATCAGCTTGTGCTTGATCTGGGAAATTTGCAGAGTGTAGGTCGTGTGCGGATTGTGAACGTTTCGTTTGAGGAAGGGAAAGACGTAAACGTCAAGCAGCTCGCAGCATTGTTCGGAACGCCGCTTGCAAACGAGCAAGGGGACAAGAAGACGTCGCTTGAAGAAAAGCTCGATGTGACCGAGAAAAAAGAAGCAGCATCTGTCAAAAATGACGTAAAGCCTTCTGTGAATGTACAGGCTGTTGAGCAGGCACTTCCATCTGAAACGTTGAAAGCGGTAGAGATGAAGCTTACGGTGAAAGGGAATTATTCTGATATTTATACGTTTGTTAACGAACTACAAAATATCTCGCGTTACCTGCGTGTTGATGAGTTGTCGTTTACTTCTCCACGAAAAGATGATTTTGTGATTCCGAAAGACCAGCAGTTGAATGCGTCTCTCAAATTGACAAGCTACTACGCACCGCAGTATGCACCATTGCTTGATAAGAAACCGGAGCCGGTCGTGCCGGCTGCTGCAGGAAAGAAAGATCCAACCGTTGAATAA
- a CDS encoding methyl-accepting chemotaxis protein, whose product MNIRFQSLRTKVIILCLFILLIPTIFIGISTYQSTKNKLDEAGKLQLKQNVKLVIGMINLMNEQVEVGHLTKEEAQEKVRQQLLGEKNDKNVRPMKKEYTVGKTGYPWAVNTDAISVMNPNNEGQNIMNVKTPDGIILGKSIVETGTNGGGYLTYKYKLPDNPNKLETKVVYVEADPHWGWVVGSGAYVTEFNQGANYILYLVIIISGIAVLLGAIIAGFFSTHLTRPILVIARKLNEVAAGDFTVEPVTVHSKDEVGELAKDFNHMVTNMKQVISEVNLSAQHVAASSEELTASAEQTSKATEQITVAIQESANGAEKQQAMLQRTTSSFEEISVGMQRIAESSRTISDSSANTTETAKSGEVAVQKTVKQMNSISMSVNESDTVIKLLDQRTKEIAKILSVITDISAQTNLLALNAAIEAARAGEHGKGFAVVAEEVRKLADQSSQSSSQITKLIEEIHKDMENSIQTMGKVKEEVVSGLEIANETEKRFHDILVSTSQISQQIEELASVTEQISASVQEVSASGENVAHIAQQSLANSQDIAAASEEQLASMEEVTSLAATLSKMAEELQALTIRFKI is encoded by the coding sequence GTGAACATTCGATTCCAGTCATTAAGAACAAAGGTCATCATTTTATGTTTATTTATTTTATTAATTCCTACTATCTTTATTGGGATCAGTACATATCAATCAACGAAAAACAAGTTAGATGAAGCTGGGAAACTGCAGCTTAAACAAAATGTCAAACTAGTAATTGGCATGATCAATCTTATGAACGAGCAAGTCGAGGTAGGGCATCTAACGAAAGAAGAAGCGCAGGAAAAAGTTCGGCAGCAATTACTGGGCGAAAAAAATGATAAAAATGTTCGTCCGATGAAAAAAGAATATACCGTTGGTAAAACCGGCTATCCATGGGCTGTAAACACAGATGCTATTTCCGTTATGAACCCGAACAATGAAGGACAAAACATCATGAATGTTAAAACTCCGGACGGGATTATTTTAGGGAAATCAATTGTTGAAACAGGGACAAACGGCGGCGGATATTTGACTTATAAATATAAGCTTCCCGACAATCCAAATAAATTAGAAACGAAAGTAGTGTATGTTGAAGCTGACCCCCACTGGGGCTGGGTTGTAGGCTCGGGGGCTTATGTCACTGAATTCAACCAGGGAGCTAACTACATCCTTTATCTTGTCATAATAATTTCAGGTATTGCTGTTCTTCTGGGAGCTATTATTGCCGGCTTCTTTTCGACACACCTCACAAGGCCAATTCTCGTTATCGCAAGAAAATTGAATGAAGTAGCAGCAGGCGATTTTACCGTTGAACCTGTTACGGTTCATTCAAAAGATGAAGTTGGCGAACTGGCGAAAGACTTTAATCATATGGTTACAAACATGAAGCAGGTTATTAGTGAAGTGAACTTGTCTGCTCAACATGTTGCTGCTTCATCAGAAGAATTAACAGCAAGTGCCGAGCAAACAAGCAAAGCAACGGAACAAATTACAGTAGCGATACAAGAATCAGCAAACGGGGCTGAAAAACAACAAGCAATGCTCCAACGAACAACTAGTTCTTTTGAAGAAATATCTGTAGGAATGCAGCGTATTGCCGAGAGTTCACGGACGATTTCCGACTCATCTGCCAATACGACAGAAACGGCGAAATCTGGTGAGGTCGCGGTTCAGAAGACGGTCAAGCAAATGAATTCGATCAGTATGTCTGTAAACGAGTCTGATACTGTCATTAAGTTATTGGATCAACGGACGAAAGAAATCGCAAAAATATTGAGTGTGATTACCGATATTTCGGCGCAAACGAACTTGTTGGCACTTAATGCGGCAATCGAAGCCGCACGGGCGGGGGAACACGGAAAAGGGTTTGCTGTTGTAGCAGAAGAAGTAAGAAAGTTGGCTGATCAATCCAGCCAGTCTTCTAGTCAAATCACAAAATTAATTGAAGAAATACATAAAGATATGGAGAATTCCATTCAAACGATGGGCAAAGTGAAGGAAGAAGTAGTGTCCGGGCTGGAAATCGCAAATGAAACGGAGAAAAGATTTCATGATATTCTCGTTTCTACAAGCCAGATTTCCCAGCAAATTGAGGAATTGGCGAGTGTCACCGAGCAGATATCTGCTAGTGTGCAGGAAGTTTCAGCAAGCGGGGAGAACGTTGCCCATATTGCTCAACAATCCCTGGCAAATTCACAAGACATTGCGGCTGCTTCTGAGGAACAACTGGCTTCCATGGAGGAAGTTACATCACTAGCAGCTACTCTGTCGAAGATGGCAGAGGAATTACAAGCACTCACTATTAGATTTAAGATTTAG
- a CDS encoding SPOR domain-containing protein, translating into MSKCPDYTIRTRPVPEASKKDKETKNPKVTLNTAPVSQVIDSSTPPVIEPVPIETDIPHESEIVPYVEEAVGRSGFMGGKNRNWNRNKKAQRAFAIRITGIVGGAVAVGLLFGYAALQMLAVPEEKQRSAPASPVTVQHDVPPPAPAASVPKPKVEAAAPTAQAVQTKSVVISFPALPLYMVQGGVFTTKEGAAQEQAAYKQKGWPVYQVADGGKFAVFLGMGSSKEEATAIAQMYRDAKQAVYVKEKPVAATSVTIAVPAGLEAKEVANITKIGDVQAALCKELSAMTSEGFREGKVAPERMQRVVELHQQLLDTGRSLLAVTDEKKKPLIQTALNEATRSIAATKQFSSQSNRTYLWQAEEAMMKWMGASQAWQNSLKQ; encoded by the coding sequence ATGAGCAAATGTCCAGACTATACGATTCGTACTCGACCCGTCCCCGAAGCGTCCAAGAAAGACAAAGAAACGAAAAATCCAAAGGTAACACTGAATACAGCACCTGTTTCTCAGGTGATAGATAGCAGCACTCCCCCTGTTATTGAGCCTGTTCCGATTGAAACAGATATACCACATGAGAGTGAAATCGTACCGTATGTAGAAGAAGCGGTCGGAAGAAGCGGCTTCATGGGAGGGAAAAATCGAAATTGGAATCGAAATAAAAAAGCGCAGCGGGCATTCGCGATACGGATCACCGGAATTGTCGGGGGAGCGGTTGCGGTTGGCCTGTTATTCGGTTATGCGGCGCTGCAGATGCTTGCCGTCCCAGAAGAAAAGCAGCGATCTGCTCCAGCCTCGCCTGTAACTGTTCAGCACGATGTTCCTCCCCCTGCTCCGGCTGCTTCTGTTCCGAAGCCGAAAGTCGAAGCGGCTGCACCAACTGCCCAAGCTGTCCAAACAAAATCGGTAGTGATCTCATTCCCTGCACTTCCGCTTTATATGGTGCAGGGCGGAGTCTTTACGACAAAAGAAGGAGCGGCGCAGGAGCAGGCGGCCTATAAGCAGAAAGGCTGGCCCGTATATCAAGTAGCAGATGGCGGCAAGTTCGCGGTGTTTCTCGGTATGGGAAGCTCCAAGGAGGAGGCGACGGCCATTGCTCAAATGTATCGGGACGCAAAGCAGGCGGTATATGTGAAAGAGAAGCCTGTAGCTGCCACGTCGGTTACGATTGCGGTGCCAGCAGGGCTAGAAGCGAAAGAAGTTGCGAATATCACAAAGATCGGGGACGTGCAGGCAGCCTTATGTAAAGAACTGTCAGCTATGACCAGCGAAGGTTTCCGAGAAGGGAAGGTAGCACCTGAACGTATGCAGCGGGTAGTGGAGCTTCATCAGCAGCTGCTTGATACGGGACGAAGCCTGCTTGCTGTTACAGATGAAAAAAAGAAGCCGCTCATTCAGACAGCATTGAACGAAGCAACGAGATCAATAGCGGCGACCAAACAGTTTAGCTCACAGTCAAACCGGACGTATTTGTGGCAGGCAGAAGAGGCCATGATGAAGTGGATGGGAGCTTCGCAAGCATGGCAAAATTCTTTGAAGCAGTAG
- a CDS encoding Maf family protein, with translation MMLAKAKQRSLILASASPRRKELLEGLGLAFTVQPSVANEVVEGDVSPEEFVTTLARRKARDVAFSLAESEEEVALVIGSDTVVVLGDEILGKPADELDAFRILSSLQGKTHIVYTGVCIVEAATGKEKVGYRATRVTMRPLSPDRIRRYIATGEPMDKAGAYGIQGYGATLVENMEGDYFSVVGLPVSLVSDFLEEFGVQLL, from the coding sequence ATGATGTTGGCAAAGGCAAAACAGCGCTCGTTAATTCTTGCATCCGCATCACCGCGGCGCAAAGAGCTTCTTGAAGGACTCGGTTTGGCGTTTACTGTACAGCCGAGTGTAGCGAATGAAGTAGTGGAGGGGGACGTCTCTCCAGAAGAATTCGTAACCACCCTAGCTCGACGTAAAGCCCGTGATGTTGCATTTTCTCTTGCGGAGTCGGAAGAAGAAGTAGCGCTTGTCATCGGCTCGGATACCGTTGTCGTTTTAGGCGATGAGATTCTCGGTAAGCCGGCGGATGAGTTAGACGCGTTTCGTATTTTATCAAGCCTTCAGGGGAAAACCCATATCGTATATACCGGGGTATGCATCGTAGAAGCAGCGACTGGCAAAGAAAAAGTGGGCTATCGGGCAACCCGTGTTACGATGCGACCGTTGTCCCCTGACCGTATTCGTCGCTATATCGCTACAGGTGAACCGATGGATAAAGCGGGAGCCTACGGGATTCAGGGATACGGTGCCACGCTTGTCGAGAATATGGAAGGCGATTATTTTTCGGTTGTTGGCCTGCCGGTGTCATTGGTCAGTGACTTTTTGGAAGAATTTGGTGTACAATTGCTCTAG
- the radC gene encoding RadC family protein, whose product MHPDNTTGSCVMLRDIPAAERPRERMERFGPTALSNEELLAVLLRTGTKQESALALAGRMLYEIGDLRGLKSVSLEELTTIKGIGSAKALLILAGLELGRRIALPPLNRVAVRSPKDVADVMMEELRYHTQEHFVCLYLNTKNQIIGKDTVFIGSLNSSVVHPREVFHKAIRRSSASVICLHNHPSGDPIPSKEDIDVTRRLREAGKILGIELLDHVIIGDGRFYSLKEKGHFI is encoded by the coding sequence ATGCATCCAGATAATACGACAGGGTCGTGTGTGATGCTGCGTGATATACCGGCGGCAGAGAGACCCAGGGAGCGGATGGAGCGGTTTGGACCTACTGCACTATCGAATGAAGAACTGCTCGCCGTGCTGCTCAGAACGGGCACGAAGCAGGAATCTGCACTAGCTCTTGCCGGGCGTATGTTATACGAGATCGGTGACTTGCGCGGATTAAAGTCTGTTTCGCTTGAAGAGTTGACGACCATTAAGGGGATAGGAAGCGCAAAAGCACTTCTTATTCTTGCCGGGTTGGAGCTTGGACGCCGCATTGCACTTCCGCCGCTCAACCGTGTTGCCGTGCGTTCACCGAAAGATGTGGCGGATGTGATGATGGAAGAGCTGCGTTATCACACACAGGAGCATTTTGTCTGCTTGTACTTGAATACGAAAAATCAAATTATTGGAAAAGATACGGTATTTATTGGAAGCCTGAATTCATCGGTCGTCCATCCCCGTGAAGTGTTTCACAAAGCGATTCGTCGCAGCAGCGCATCGGTGATTTGTCTTCATAATCATCCGAGTGGAGATCCCATTCCAAGTAAGGAAGATATTGATGTAACACGCCGCTTGCGGGAAGCTGGTAAAATACTGGGGATTGAATTGCTTGATCATGTTATTATAGGAGATGGACGGTTTTATAGCTTAAAAGAAAAAGGACATTTTATATGA
- a CDS encoding rod shape-determining protein, translating into MFGSFNRDMGIDLGTANTLVYAKSKGIVVREPSVVALRTDTGSIEAVGNSAKSMIGRTPGNIVAVRPMKDGVIADFETTATMLRYFIEQAQKSRGLFSRKPNVMVCVPSGITAVEKRAVEDATKLAGAREAFTIEEPFAAAIGADLPVWEPTGSMVVDIGGGTTEVAIISLGGIVTSKSIRVAGDEMDEAIIQYIKKKYSLMIGERTAEILKMEIGSAIPPEQKETMDIRGRDLITGLPKTIEITAQEIAEALSETVTSIVDAVKITLEKSPPELAADIMDRGIVLTGGGALLRNLDRLLTEETGMPVIVAENALDCVAIGTGRALENLHLFKSKSGITQRSGRNR; encoded by the coding sequence ATGTTTGGTAGCTTTAATAGAGACATGGGTATTGATTTAGGAACAGCAAATACGTTAGTGTATGCAAAATCGAAAGGAATCGTAGTACGTGAACCGTCTGTAGTTGCACTGCGTACGGATACGGGCAGTATTGAAGCGGTAGGGAATTCTGCGAAGAGCATGATTGGTCGTACGCCAGGTAATATTGTGGCAGTGCGTCCGATGAAGGATGGCGTAATCGCAGACTTTGAAACAACAGCGACGATGCTGCGCTATTTTATTGAGCAGGCACAAAAAAGTCGTGGACTGTTCTCACGCAAACCGAACGTTATGGTGTGCGTGCCATCTGGCATTACCGCAGTAGAGAAGCGTGCGGTAGAAGATGCAACAAAACTTGCAGGGGCACGGGAAGCTTTTACGATTGAAGAGCCGTTCGCAGCGGCGATTGGTGCTGATCTTCCGGTATGGGAACCAACAGGAAGTATGGTAGTTGATATCGGCGGTGGCACAACAGAGGTTGCGATTATCTCACTGGGCGGTATTGTAACAAGCAAGTCAATTCGTGTTGCAGGCGATGAGATGGATGAAGCGATCATCCAATACATTAAGAAGAAATACAGCCTGATGATCGGGGAACGTACAGCTGAAATCCTGAAAATGGAGATTGGTTCTGCGATTCCACCAGAACAGAAGGAAACAATGGACATTCGCGGACGTGACCTGATTACAGGCCTACCGAAAACGATTGAAATTACCGCACAGGAAATTGCTGAAGCATTAAGTGAAACGGTAACAAGCATTGTTGATGCTGTGAAAATCACATTGGAGAAAAGCCCACCAGAGCTGGCGGCAGATATTATGGATCGTGGAATTGTGCTGACAGGTGGCGGTGCACTGCTTCGCAATCTGGACAGGCTTCTCACTGAGGAAACTGGCATGCCGGTTATCGTAGCGGAGAACGCGCTCGACTGTGTAGCAATTGGTACAGGACGTGCGCTTGAGAACTTGCATTTGTTTAAATCAAAGTCAGGCATTACTCAGCGTTCCGGACGCAATCGATAA
- the mreC gene encoding rod shape-determining protein MreC: MINFFGNKRLIAILIGLIVLIVIMGATIKERPFATWPERVLRDTSSFVQGIFYKPALMVSGAAGGVRHIFNVYEENKQLKADQNQYAHVKAEAEELKRQNRELRLMLDIKDNKLSKYDTIAADVIARTPDRWNNLLTISKGKNDGVTPNMAVLSSDGALIGRVQSVSTFSSQVELLMDIEEENHIAAVIQGTQAIYGVIESYDLDKHELIMRKIPKVKDLKITPGQYVTTSGMGGVMPAGLLIGQVSSVGEGDYGLTQTARITPLANFYQLEHVFVVNRSFVAPPVVNNPTPKPGSQTGEGQGVGQ, translated from the coding sequence GTGATCAATTTTTTTGGCAATAAACGACTCATTGCAATATTGATTGGCCTGATTGTGCTGATCGTCATTATGGGTGCTACCATCAAGGAGCGCCCTTTTGCTACCTGGCCGGAGCGAGTGCTTAGGGATACGTCTTCGTTTGTACAGGGTATCTTTTATAAGCCGGCTTTGATGGTATCTGGTGCTGCTGGCGGTGTCCGACATATCTTTAATGTGTATGAGGAGAATAAACAGCTGAAGGCGGATCAGAACCAGTATGCTCACGTAAAGGCAGAAGCAGAAGAGTTGAAGCGGCAAAACCGCGAGCTTCGTCTGATGCTCGATATTAAAGATAACAAGCTGTCCAAGTACGACACAATAGCAGCGGATGTGATTGCGCGTACGCCAGATCGATGGAATAACCTGTTAACAATCAGCAAGGGAAAAAATGATGGTGTGACACCAAACATGGCGGTTCTTTCGTCTGACGGAGCTCTCATTGGACGGGTGCAGTCTGTATCTACGTTCTCCTCACAAGTAGAGCTTTTAATGGATATTGAAGAGGAGAATCACATTGCGGCTGTAATTCAGGGAACGCAGGCGATCTATGGTGTTATTGAAAGCTATGACTTGGATAAGCATGAACTGATTATGCGGAAAATCCCGAAAGTAAAAGATTTGAAAATTACGCCGGGACAATATGTCACAACGTCGGGCATGGGTGGCGTAATGCCGGCCGGTTTATTAATTGGTCAGGTTAGTTCCGTTGGTGAAGGAGATTATGGTCTGACACAGACGGCACGGATTACACCTTTGGCGAACTTCTATCAGCTAGAGCATGTATTTGTTGTCAATCGCAGTTTTGTCGCACCACCTGTTGTTAACAATCCAACGCCAAAGCCCGGTAGTCAAACAGGAGAAGGGCAGGGAGTGGGGCAATGA
- the mreD gene encoding rod shape-determining protein MreD, whose protein sequence is MRNGWLYAVMLLFFILEGTVAQVFAPDVWGASWIVVPRFALAGIVLIGLYAGRRKGLIFGLFFGLLYDVLYAQVIGVEVLAMGTMGYLAGLTSRYFHQNFMLAVVDVIVLTALHEWITYEIYDLFNLASMNLLHLFIKEIIPTAVCSALFTLIVFRPFSYILNRTLLKKEIV, encoded by the coding sequence ATGAGGAATGGATGGCTTTATGCGGTAATGCTCCTCTTTTTTATCCTGGAAGGTACGGTGGCTCAGGTGTTCGCTCCGGATGTATGGGGGGCGAGCTGGATTGTTGTGCCGCGTTTTGCCCTGGCTGGAATTGTGCTGATCGGACTGTATGCAGGCCGGAGAAAGGGGCTTATCTTCGGCCTTTTCTTCGGTCTTTTGTATGATGTACTATATGCACAGGTGATTGGGGTAGAAGTACTTGCGATGGGGACGATGGGGTATCTAGCTGGTCTTACGTCTCGTTATTTCCATCAGAACTTTATGCTTGCCGTGGTCGATGTGATCGTGCTGACTGCGTTACATGAGTGGATCACATATGAAATTTATGATTTATTTAATCTTGCTTCTATGAATCTGTTACATTTGTTTATCAAGGAGATTATACCTACTGCTGTGTGTAGTGCACTGTTTACGCTTATTGTGTTCCGACCTTTCAGCTATATTTTGAACCGGACTCTTCTTAAGAAGGAGATTGTATAG
- the minC gene encoding septum site-determining protein MinC yields the protein MVKVKQNVWIKGTKDGLVFHLDDACAFSDLLDELQEKVHNSHQQILSGPIISVVLKFGRRYVTAEQEESIREILRHRGNLVVRKVESDVITKEEALQEKLSAQMQIYSRTVRSGQVIRHNGDLLLLGDVNSGALVVCTGNIYVLGSLRGTVHAGAEGCEEAIIAAYDFIPSQVRIAGVLFSDSPEAEQITRMEFVYVRDNHLIKAPMSQLHKIRPGLGQFVI from the coding sequence ATGGTAAAAGTAAAGCAAAACGTATGGATAAAAGGGACGAAAGACGGACTTGTCTTTCATCTTGATGATGCTTGCGCCTTTAGCGACCTGCTTGATGAGCTGCAGGAAAAAGTGCATAACAGTCACCAGCAGATTTTAAGTGGCCCGATCATTAGTGTCGTGCTTAAATTCGGGCGGCGCTATGTAACGGCAGAGCAAGAGGAGAGTATCCGAGAGATTCTACGCCATCGTGGCAATCTAGTTGTGCGAAAAGTAGAATCTGATGTCATTACCAAAGAGGAAGCGTTGCAGGAAAAGTTGTCTGCGCAGATGCAGATTTATTCGCGGACTGTGCGCTCAGGTCAAGTTATCCGACATAATGGGGATCTCTTGCTGCTTGGCGATGTGAATTCGGGGGCGCTTGTTGTTTGTACAGGTAACATTTATGTATTGGGTTCTCTTCGAGGAACGGTACATGCGGGAGCGGAAGGATGCGAAGAGGCGATTATTGCCGCGTATGACTTCATCCCAAGCCAGGTACGAATTGCAGGTGTGTTGTTTTCTGATTCACCGGAGGCAGAGCAAATTACGCGGATGGAGTTTGTCTATGTAAGAGACAACCATCTTATAAAGGCACCGATGAGCCAGCTTCATAAAATACGGCCCGGTCTTGGGCAGTTTGTCATATGA
- the minD gene encoding septum site-determining protein MinD, which produces MSEAIVVTSGKGGVGKTTTTANIGTALAQLGKKVCMIDTDIGLRNLDLVMGLENRIIFDLVDVVEGNCKLHQAMIKDKRFDDLLYLLPAAQTKDKSAVTTEQMKKLVDELKADFDIVLIDCPAGIEQGFKNAVVGADKAIVVTTPEISSIRDADRVIGLLERENLTATYLVINRIRPHMTQSGDMLDVEDVVSMLSVDPIGYVPDDEEVIKHLNLREPVAMNHEAKAGIAYRNIARRMLGDSVPFLNMDEPDGFFKKVKRLFGMK; this is translated from the coding sequence ATGAGTGAAGCCATTGTAGTGACTTCAGGGAAAGGCGGAGTCGGCAAAACGACAACGACAGCGAATATCGGGACAGCGCTAGCTCAGTTGGGCAAAAAAGTATGCATGATTGATACAGACATTGGCCTACGCAATCTTGATCTTGTCATGGGACTGGAAAATCGAATCATCTTTGATCTTGTGGATGTGGTGGAAGGAAACTGTAAGCTGCATCAAGCGATGATTAAAGACAAGCGGTTTGATGATTTACTGTACTTGCTTCCAGCCGCTCAGACGAAAGATAAGTCTGCGGTCACAACAGAGCAGATGAAGAAACTGGTGGATGAGTTAAAAGCAGATTTTGATATCGTACTGATTGACTGTCCGGCAGGTATTGAGCAGGGCTTTAAAAATGCAGTAGTTGGCGCAGATAAGGCAATTGTCGTTACAACGCCGGAAATCTCCTCCATTCGGGACGCAGACCGGGTGATTGGTCTACTTGAACGAGAGAATCTTACGGCGACATATCTCGTTATCAACCGTATTCGCCCACATATGACACAGAGCGGTGATATGCTTGATGTAGAAGATGTTGTGTCTATGCTGTCCGTTGACCCGATCGGCTATGTGCCGGATGATGAAGAAGTAATTAAGCATTTGAATTTACGAGAGCCCGTCGCAATGAATCATGAAGCAAAAGCAGGTATTGCATACCGGAACATCGCGCGCCGGATGCTTGGCGATTCGGTTCCATTTTTAAACATGGACGAGCCGGATGGATTTTTTAAAAAGGTCAAGCGGTTGTTTGGAATGAAATAG